The genomic DNA TTCTGCTGGGTCTGGTCGTTGTCGCGTTCGATACGCAGGTAACGCTCGGCGGCGCGCACCCTGGCTTCGCGGTCGGGCAGTTGATGCGCGGGGTGCCGGCGCATCTGCTCGCGCAGGCCGGCGAGCTCCGGATCGATGTCCGGTGTCGCCTCCGTGGCGCCGCGGCTGCGCCGCACCGACGGCACATCGAGGCTGTCGGCCGCCCGCAGCAGCGCCAATGCCAGATCACGGCGCACCTTCGGCTGCCGGTGCTCCACCCGCTTGGGCAGCGACATGCTGCCCAGACGCTGCGACGTCCCGGCGTAGTCGGCGGCGGAAATCCTTCCCGCCCAACGATGTTCGGTCAGCACCAGCGGGCGGGGGTCGTCGGCGTCGAACGCCGGCTCCAGCACCACGGCCAGTCCGCTGCGCCGACCCAGGCCGATGGCTATGACGTCGCCCCGCTTGAGCCCGGCCAGCGCGTCGTTGATGCCCTTGCGCCGCGTCAGGCGACCGGCCCGGGACTGCGCCCGCTCACGTTCGGTGATGCTCGCCCGCAGCCGGGCGTACTCGAGCACGGACTCCCAGTCGTCACTCTGCTCGGCTGCAATCTCGGCGAGCATCCGCTCACCGCGCTTGATACCGCGCACCAGCCCGGTGACCGAGCGGTCCGCCTGGTACTGCGCGAACGACTGCTCGAGCAACCGGTGCGCCGCGGCCGGCGTCATGTGCTGCACCAGGTTGATCGTCATGTTGTACGACGGCGCGAAGGAACTGCGCAGCGGGAAGGTTCGGGTCGACGCCAGGCCGGCGACCTGGGCCGGATCGGCCATCTCGTCGGTGGCATGCCACAGCACTACGGCGTGGCCCTCGACGTCGATGCCGCGGCGGCCGGCGCGACCGGTCAGCTGGGTGTACTCCCCCGGCGTCAACGGGGCGTGCTGCTCGCCGTTGTACTTGACCAACCGTTCCAGCACGACGGTACGGGCCGGCATGTTGATGCCCAAAGCCAGTGTCTCCGTGGCGAAGACGGCCTTGACCAGGCCCGCGGTGAACAGCTCCTCGACGGTGTGCCGGAACACCGGCAGCAGCCCGGCGTGGTGGGCGGCCAATCCGCGCAGCAGGCCTTCGCGCCACTCGTGATAGTCCAGCACCGCCAGATCGGACTCGGCCAGATCGGCACAGCGCCGGTCGACGATCTCGGCGATCCGGTCGCGCTCGGTCTTGTTGGTCAGCCGCACCGCCGATCGCAGGCACTGCTTGACCGCGGCGTCACACCCGGCGCGGGAGAACACGAATGTGATGGCCGGCAGCAGCCCGGCCTGGTCGAGTGTGCCGATGACGTCGGGCCGGCTCGGCGGGCGGTACATGGCGGGCCGGCCCCGATGGCCGTCGCGGCCGCGCCCGCGGGGCTGCCAGTCCATCAACCGGTCCGCCTCGCGGCGATGCGCGATGTGCCGCAACAACTCCGGGTCGACGCGCGCCTTCCCCTTGCCGGGGGCCGCACCCTTGGACAGGTCGAAGAGATCGAAGAGCCGCTTGCCCACCAGCATGTGCTGCCACAGCGGCACCGGGCGGTGTTCGTCGACGACGACGGTCGTGTCACCACGGACCGTCTGGATCCAGCCGCCGAACTCCTCGGCGTTGCTCACCGTCGCCGACAGGCTGACCAGCCGGACCTCGTCGGGCAGGTGCAGGATCACTTCCTCCCACACCGCGCCGCGCATCCGGTCGGCGAGGAAGTGCACCTCGTCCATCACGACGTACGCCAGGCCGTGCAGCGCAGGCGAATCGGCGTACAGCATGTTGCGCAGCACTTCGGTGGTCATGACCACGATGTCGGCGTCGCCGTTGATCGCCTGGTCACCGGTGAGCAGGCCGATGCGTTCGGGGCCGTAGCGGGCCACCAGATCGTTGTGCTTCTGGTTGCTCAGTGCCTTGATCGGGGTGGTGTAGAAGCACTTCCGCCCGGCGGCCAGCGCCAGATGCACCGCGAATTCGCCGACGACGGTCTTGCCGGCGCCGGTCGGGGCACAGACCAGAACGCCGCGCCCGTTCTCGAGCGCCACGCAGGCGTTGGTCTGGAACGGGTCCAGGGTGAACGACAGGCCGGCGGCGAAGTCACGCAGTTGCGGCCCCGGCTCGACCGGGGCCGCCTCCTGCGGGTCAGGTGGCGTCGTCATCGATGGTCAGCCGGGTCGGCGTCGGCACGGCAGATGGCGCATCGATGGGTTCTACCGGCCCGATCGGGGCGGCCTCGTCGTCGGGAACGGTCTCGGCTTCGCGCCGGGCCTTGCGCCGGTCGTGGAGCCGTGCCACCTGGATCGACATCTCCAGCAGCACCGTCAGCGCGAGCGACAGCGCCAGCATCGAGAACGGGTCCGAGCCGGGCGTCACGAACGCCGCGAACACGAACAGGCCGAAGATCAGCCCGCGACGCCAGGCCTTGAGCTTCTCGTAGGTGAGCACCCCGACCAGGTTCAGCATGATGATCAGCAGCGGGAACTCGAAGCTGATGCCGAACACGATCAGCAGGTTGATCAGGAAGCCGAAGTACTGCTCACCGGACAGCGCGGTGATCTGCACATCGCTACCGACGGTCAACAGGAACGACAGCGCCGTCGACAACACGACGTACGCCAGCACAGCGCCACCCACGAACAGCACCGCACCGACGCCGACGAACAGCGACGCCAAACGCCTTTCATTCTTGTACAGGCCCGGCGTGATGAACGCCCAGATCTGATAGAGCCACACCGGGCAGGCCAGGATGATGCCCGCCGCCATGCCGACCTTCAGACGCAGCATGAACTGGTCGAACGGTGCCGTGGCCAACAGCCGGCACTCCCCGTCGGGCGCGATCGTCGCACGCGACGACGCCGGCAGCGAGCAGTACGGACCGCGCAGCCAGTCACCGAGGCTGGGGAATCCGAAGAAGCCGTGCCCGTACCAGAGGAAGCCGACGACGGTCGTCAACAGGACCGCGACGACCGCGATCAGCAACCGTGTCCGGAGCTCCTCGAGATGATCGACGAGCGACATGGTGCCGTCAGGGTTGACCCGCGACCGTCGGCGGCGCGGGTCGAGCTTTCGGAAGATTCCAGTTACTGGCACGTGAGTGTGAAATAGGCCGACCGCCGCGAGCGCTGGGCCCGCGGCGGGATCACGGCAAAGGTCAGGCCGGGTGCTTGTCCGCGGCGTCCGGCGCTGCCTGCGGTGCAGGCGCCGGGTTCTCGACGCGCTCGGCAGTGATCGGGCGCGGCGCAGGTTGCTGCTCCGACGAGCCGTCCGACTGCATTTCCTTCAACTCGGACTTGAAGATGCGCATCGACTTACCGAGCGAACGCGCGGCGTCCGGCAGCTTCTTCGCGCCGAAGAGCAGCACGAACACCGCGATGACGATCAACCAGTGCCACGGTTGCAAACCGCCCAATTTGGGTCACCTCCAGAAGTTGAGGCCGAGTCTACTCGCCAAGGCCGGGTTCATACGCCGCCAGCGCCGCTACCGCGGACTCGCGCACCCGGTCGGCGAGCGCCGGCGGATCGAGGACCCGGACCGCCGAACCGAAACCGAGGACGAAACGGGCCATCCACTCGTTCGACGCGTAACTCATGGTGGCTTCCCAGCTGCCGTCGGGAATTTCGCGCTGCACTGCCAGCGGGTAGTAGTCGAACATCCACGCCGCCGACGCGTCGATCAGCAGCGTCGCCACCGGGAGCGTCGGGTCCGCGGTCTCCGCCGAGAACAGCGACGTGTCCGGTCCGGCCTGCACCGCGGGTGCCGGCGGCGCGGCCGGTTCGTCCAGGGCGGTGGCGTCGACGACGCGGTCGAAGCGGAACAGCCGCACGCCCTCGGCGGTGCGGCACCATGCCTCGAGGTAGCTGTGGTCACCGATCAGAGCCACCCGGATCGGGTCGACGACGCGCTGCGAGACGGTGTCGTGCGAAGCGGAGTAGTACTCGAGGGACAACGCCCGCTTGTCGCGCACCGCGGCCCGCACCGTCGCGGTCGCCTTGTTCTCGACATCGCCGGTGACATCCGGGGCCGGTGCCGCCGCCGCGGTCGCGCCGGCGGTCCCGGCGGCGGCCTCGATCTTGGCGATCACGCTGCGCGCCACGTCGGGGTCGACGACGCCGGGCACGTCGACCAGCGCGCGTAGCGCCATCAGCACGCCGGTGGCCTCCGGCGAGGTGAGCCGCAGCGCGCGGTCCATGCCCGCAGAGAAGATCACCTCGATGGTGTCGCCCTCGAAGTCGAGGTCGATCAGTTCTCCGGGACCTCCGCCGGGCAGTCCGCAGACGAAGAGCTGCCAGAGGTCGGCTTCCAGCTGCTTCCGCGTCACGCCGAGGTCAGCGGCGGCCTTCGTGTGACTGACCCGTGGATTGGCCTGGAAGTACGGGACCATGTTCAACAGCCGCACGAGGCGGGTGGACACGTTGCTCATGCGCGATCCGCCTGCGCCACTCGCTGGATACTCACGATTGGACACTCTCCCCCGCCTGCGCCCGCAACCGACCGATCACGTTGTCCCGCAGAGATTTCGGCTCCAGAGCCACGGCGTCGGCACCGTAGCCGGCGATCTCCCGGGCCAGCCGGTCGACCATGCCGATGTCGACGACGATCTCGTCGCCGTCGCGTCCCCCGCGCGCACTGGGTGAGGTGCTGACGGCCTGCCGGCGCAGCGCCGTCGCCCGCCCCTCGGCCACCCAGATCCGCGCCTGCTCGCCGGCCGGCCACTCGGCCACCGCGCGGTGCACGATGTCCCGCAGGTTGACACCGTCTGGCCGGGTGACGGCGTGGTCGGGCCCCACCGCGCGCACCTCACCGGCGATGCGCGACACCCGGAAGGTGCGCGCGTCGTTGCGGTCCCGGTCGTGACCGACGACGTACCACCGGCCGCGGTAGGTGACCACACCCCAGGGCTCCAGGGTGCGGTCGACGTAGGGCGAGCTCCGGTTGGGGCGATGCGCGAACTGCACGGCGCGGCCGGAGTCGATGGCGGACAACAGGATTCCGAGGGCCTCTTCGGAACCGCGCAGCCCCTGCGTGGTGCCGGTGGTGATGGCGACGCCCGCGTCGGGCGCGTCGACGTCCACGCCGGCCGCCCGCAACTTGAGCAGCGCGCTCTGCGTCGCGGTGACCATCTCCTGCGATTCCCACAGCTGGGTTGCGATCGCGACGACGGCCCGTTCGTCGCCCGTCAGCTCGACCGGCGGCAGCTCATAGGCGGTGCGGTTGATGCGGTACCCGTCGTTGACGTCCATCATCGAGGCGCGCCCGGTCTCCAGCGGGATGCCGAGGTCGCGCAGCTCGTTCTTGTCGCGCTCGAACATCCGGGAGAACGCCTCGTCGGTCGGCGGGTCCTGGTAGCCGGTGACGTTGGCCCGGATCTGCTCCGCGGACAGGTAGCTGCGGGTGGACAGGAGCGCAATGACGAGGTTCATCAACCGCTCAACCTTGGACGTCGCCACGCCCAACAGACTAAGTGGTTGCTGTGCGCTGCGAGCTGACCGCCGCGCCTACCAACGCGGCGGCACCGCTCACATGCTGGCGATCAGCCGGTTGACCCGCTCGTCGACCGACCGGAACGGGTCCTTGCAGAGCACCGTGCGCTGCGCCTGGTCGTTGAGCTTGAGGTGCACCCAGTCGACGGTGAAGTCGCGCCCGGCTTCCTGTGCGGCGGTGATGAATTCACCGCGCAACTTGGCCCGCGTGGTCTGCGGCGGGGTGTTGACCGCCGCGTCGATCTCCTCGTCGGTGGTGATCCGGGCGGCCAAGCCCTTGCGCTGCAACAGATCGAACACGCCGCGTCCGCGCTTGATGTCGTGGTACGCCAGGTCCAGTTGCGCGATCTTGGGGTCGGACAGGTCCATGCTGTAGCGATCCTGGTAGCGCTGGAACAACTTCCGCTTGATCACCCAGTCGATCTCGGTGTCCACCTTGGCGAAGTCCTGGCTCTCGACGGCGTCGAGCTGGCGGCCCCACAGGTCGACGACCTGCTCGAGCTGCACGTTGGGCTCGCGGGTCTGCAGGTAATCCACGGCACGCGAGTGGTATTCACGCTGGATGTCCAGCGCCGAGGCCTGCCGTCCGCCGGCCAGCCGCACCGCGCGGCGCCCGGTCAGGTCGTGACTGACCTCGCGGATGGCGCGAATCGGGTTGTCCAGGGAGAAATCCCGGAACGGGACGCCCGCCTCGATCATCTCGAGCACCAGCGAGGCGCTGCCGACCTTGAGCATGGTGGTCGATTCGCACATGTTGGAGTCGCCGACGATGACGTGCAGCCGGCGGTACTTCTCCGCGTCGGCGTGCGGCTCGTCGCGGGTGTTGATGATGGGCCGCGACCGGGTCGTGGCGCTGGAGACGCCCTCCCAGATGTGCTCGGCGCGCTGGCTCAGGCAGAACGTCGCGGCTTTCGGGGTCTGCAGCACCTTGCCGGCACCGCAGATCAGCTGGCGGGTGACCAGGAACGGCAGCAGGACGTCGGAGATCCGGGAAAACTCGCCGGCCCGCACGATGAGGTAGTTCTCGTGGCAGCCGTAGGAGTTGCCCGCCGAGTCGGTGTTGTTCTTGAACAGGTAGATGTCGCCGCCGATGCCTTCGTCGGCGAGCCGCTGCTCGGCGTCGACCAGCAGGTCTTCGAGCACGCGCTCACCGGCGCGGTCGTGCGTGACCAGCTGCGCGAGGTTGTCGCATTCGGCGGTCGCGTACTCGGGGTGGCTGCCCACGTCGAGGTACAGACGTGCACCGTTTCGCAAGAAGACGTTGGAACTGCGGCCCCACGACACCACTCGCCGGAACAGATACCGCGCCACCTCGTCAGGGCTGAGCCGGCGGTGACCATGAAAAGTGCAGGTCACGCCAAACTCGGTCTCGATTCCCATGATCCGTCGCTGCACATAATCGAGCTTACGGGTTGGGAATGGGTATTAGGTGGGCAACAGGCCGGGCATCACCGAGAGATACCGGCGGCCTGCCGGGCGGCCCGGACGAAGGCGGTCTTGGTCGAGTCGATGCCGTCGAGATATCCGCCGACCAGTGCGGCGTCGCGCAGCAGGACGAGCGATGCCGCGACCTCCTCGGGGTTGTCGCGCCCTTCGGCCGCTGCCTGCAGTGCATCGCGAAACCAGCTGCGGTGCCCGGCGATGAGTTGCCGTACCGGGCTGTCCGGCGCGGGGTACTCGGCGGCGGCGTTGATGAACGGACAACCGCGGGTGTGGTACCTCGCGATGTCCTCGGCGATGCCGTCGATCACCAGCTCCAGCATGTCGTCGTCGGGTCCGGCGGCGGCAGCGGCGTCGCGGAAGTAGCCGCGGATGGTCTCGTCCTCGAGCCCGAGGTACGCCTCGACGAGGCCTTCCTTGCCCTTGAAGTGGCGGTACATCGTGGCGCGCGTGACGCCCGCTTCGGCGAGTATCCGGTCGACGCCGACGGCGTGGATTCCTTCGCGATAGAACAGCTCGGCGGCGACGCGGAGCAGGCGATCGCGAGGTCCGGACGCCGCGGCAGTGGTCATCTGGCCACGGTACCCCGCGGGGCAGAACGTTCTTTCTGGTTGCGGGAACAGATCGGCGCAGCCATCGGTTACTTCAGGCAGAACGACCGTTCTTTCTACTTGAGGAGACCGCAATGTCCACCATCACCGCCCGCGAGCAGGCCGAAATCGACCGCGCGAACGCTTCCACCGCACAACCCGTCGTGTTCGTGCACGGCCTGTGGTTGCTGCCGAACAGCTGGAACGACTGGCGCACCTATTTCGAGGAGCAGGGCTTCGTCACGCTGGCGCCGGGGTGGCCGGACGACCCGTCGACCACCGCCGAGGCCCGCCGCGACCCGTCGGTTTTCGCACGCAAGAGCGTCGGCCAGGTCACCGAGCACTACGCCGACGTCATCCGCGGCCTCGATCGCAAGCCCATCATCATCGGCCACTCGTTCGGCGGATTGATCACCCAGAAACTCGCCGGCCTCGGCCTGGCCAAAGTGGCGGTCGCGATCGATCCGGCGCCGTTCCGCGGGGTGCTGCCGCTGCCGCTCTCGGCACTGCGCGCGGCTTTTCCCGTCCTCAAGAACCCGCGCAACCGTGGACGGGCAATCGCCTTGACGCCCAAGCAGTTCCGGTTCGGGTTCGGTAACGCGGTCTCGGAAGAAGAGTCGAACAGCCTGTATGAGAAGTACTCCGTCGCCGGCCCTGGTGTGCCGCTGTTCCAGGCCGCGCTGGCCAACTTCAATCCGCGCACCGAGGCCAAGGTCGACACCAAGAACCCCGACCGCGGGCCGCTGCTGATCATCTCCGGCGAGAAGGACAACACTGTTCCCCCGGCAATCGCCAACGCCTCCTACAAGCAGTACAAGAAGAACCCGAACACCACAGAGATCGTCGAAATCGCCGGTCGCGGCCACTCGCTGGTCGTCGACGGCGGCTGGAAAGAGGTCGCCGACAGCGCGCTCGATTTCGTCCGGCGGTTCTGACACCCGACCAGAAAAGGCTCCGTCCGCCACCCAAGTGGGTGGCGGACGGAGCCAGGCCGGCCCGGCCGGATCAGAACGAGGTGTCGAGGGCGCCCGCACTCTGATTGGCTTCGTCGTGGTTGGAGATGTGCTCACCCAGCACGTACGACGAATGCGGATCGGTGCCGTTGGGGATCAGCGGGTCGGTGTCGGCACTGGCGATCGGCGCCAGCAGCAGGGCGCCGGCGACGCCGGCTGCGGCCATTGCGGGGGCGATGAACTTGATCGGGTTCTTCATGATCGGCGCTTTCTGTCGAAGGGCTCGTCCATTTCCGGACTGCATTCATCGTCGGCCTCGGACCGGCGAAAGTCGCTACGGCAGGCACCCGTTCCGTATTGCAGCTAGCCGGAAGACGCAGTTGGATGCCAGCGCTGACGACAACGGACCGGTCGCCGACGAATCTGTCCGCATGATGATCAATCGACGGACGATGCTCGGCGGCGCCGGCGCGGTCGGGGTGGCGGCGCTTGCCGGCGCCGGCGCCGACCGCGCCTTCTCATCCCCCTTGTCCCGCAACGAAACTCAGGACGCCACCATGACCGACAACGCCGCCCGCTTCGGCGACCCCCGCATCCCTGCCGAACTGAACACAGCGCAGCCGCACATGTTCCACCTCGGCGCCCTGACGCCCACCCAGTTCGACGGCGGCACGCTGCGCCAGGCCTACGAAGGCAATTGGCCGATACTGACCGGACAGGAAGCCAGCGTGGTGATGGTCACCCTGGAGCCGGGCGGCATCCGCGAACCGCACTGGCACCCCAGCGCCTGGGAGATCAACGTCATCACCGGCGGTGTGGCGACCTGGACCCTGCTCGATCCGTTGGGGCACGCCGAGCAGTTCGAGGCCAACGTCGGCGACGTGGTGTTCGCGCCACAGGGCTCACTGCACTACTTCGAGAACAAGGGCACCGAGAATCTGAGCCTGCTGATCGTGTTCAACGCCAGCACACAGGAGGGCGAAGACGACATCAGCATCGGCGCGTCCATCAGCAAGCTGCCGCCCGACGTGCTGAGCGTCGTGTTCGGTGTCCCTGCAGAGACTTTTACCAAGTTCAAAAAGATCGACCAGTCGCTGACGATCATCAAACGACGTTGACCCGGGTGCCGGGTCAGGCCAGCGACAGGAACAGCTTCTCCAGCTCAGCCTCGGTCATCGGGGCACGACCCTCTTCGACGTTCCCGCTGAGGCACTCACGCAGCCCGGTGGCGACGATCTTGAACCCGGCGCGATCGAGCGCCTTGGATACCGCCGCGAGCTGTGTGACGACGTCCTTGCACTCCCGGCCCTGCTCGATCATCGAGATGACGCCGGCCAGCTGACCCTGCGCCCGGCGCAGCCGGGCCAGGACAGCGGCCATGGCCTCCTCATCACCGACCATGTCGCACCTACCTTTCGTTGGTTGGCGGGCCGAACCGCCATACCCCAGAGGGTATCAGCGGAGTGGGCCGGCCTACTTCCAGAACTTGAGCCGGGTTGGTCGATCGGCCTTGGGATGACCGTCGCACCACTCACCAGCCGGTACCGCCGCCTTGACGGCGTCTACATGCATGCCGCAACCCGACCAGGTGGTCTTGCCACACACCGAACAACGCTTGGGTTGACACATGTTCGAGCCTTTCCGGAACAGCAAGTCGCTTGCCTCATTTATACATACCCCATGGGGTATAGGTCAATGATGTCCCGCGCCAGTTGACACCCGCGCGAATACCCTAGGGGGTATGGTACGTTGACCCCGAGACGGAATACCCGTCGGGGTATATACGCAGACCGCACCGCGGTGGATCCGTGCCGTCCGAGCGACAACCCGCACATCTGTGAAGGGAGACAAACGATGCCGACAGTCCTGGCCAGAATCTGGGTGCCGGCGGTCACCGTGGTGGCCGTCGCGCTGGGCGCGGCGGCGGTCACGCAACTGCGGGGCGCATTCGGCTCCGAACCCATCTTCACCGCAACCGGCAGCAGTGCCGAGCCACTCGAGCCCACGCACGTCAAGCGCGTCGTCTACGAGGTCTTCGGCCCCAGCGGCACCGCGGGCAGCGTCAACTACCTCGACCAGAACGCCCAGCCGGTGCAGACAAGTTTCCGCAGCCTGCCGTGGACCGTCGAGATCAGCACAACCGCATCGGCAACCATCGCCAGCGTGGTGGCGCAGGGCGACGGCGACCGGCTCGGGTGTCGCATCACCGTGGACGGTGCGGCCCGCCAGGAGCACTCCTCGACCGGACGTGATGCCCAAACGTCGTGTCTGGTCAAGAACGCATGAGCGGCAACATCGGCGCGGGCGAAACCCGCCCGGCGTACATGCGGTTCATCCGGCGATTCGCCTGGCCGATCATCATCGGCTGGCTGCTGCTGACCGTCGCATTGAATGTGCTTGTGCCGCAGATCGAATCGGTGGCGCGTGAGCACGCGGTGACGATGTCGCCGCAGGATGCCCCGGCGTTGATCGCCGCCAAGAAGATCGGTGCGACGTACCACGAGTCGGATTCCGACAGCATCGCGATGATCGTTCTCGAGGGCGCGGAGAAACTCGGCTCCGAGGCGCACCGCTATTACGACGGCCTGGTGCGGGCGCTGCGATCGGATCCCGCGCACGTGCAACACGTCCAGGACGTCTGGGGCGACCCACTGACCTCGGCGGGCGTGCAGAGCCGTGACGGCAAGGCGGCCTACGTGCAGCTGAATCTCGCCGGCGACCAGGGCAGCACGCTGGGCAATGAATCGGTCGATCGGGTTCGGGAGATCGTCGAGCGGCAGCCGCCTCCCCCGGGCCTGAAGGTGTATGTCACCGGGCCCGCGCCGCTGACCACCGACATGAACGAGGCCGCCGACAAGAGCATGCTCACGATGATGGGCGTGACGGGCGTCGTCATCATCATCATGCTGGCCGTGGCCTATCGCTCCGCCGCCACCGTGGTGCTGGTGCTGGTCATGGTCGGGTTCGAGATGGGCACCGCCAGAGGCCTGATCGCACTGCTCGGAGACCATGGCCTGCTGAGCTTCTCGACGTTCGTGGTCGCCATGCTGTCGTCGCTCGCGATCGCCGCGGGCACCGACTATGCAATCTTTCTCGTGGGCCGCTACCACGAGGCCCGCCAGGCCGGTCAGGACCCGGAAACGGCCTACTACACCATGTTTCGCGGCACCGCCCACATCATCCTGGGTTCGGGACTGACCATCGCCGGCGCGACGCTGTGCCTGCACCTGGCGCGGCTGTTGTACTTCAAGGCGCTGGGTATTCCATCAGCACTGGGGCTCGTCGTGGTCGTCGCCGGCGCGCTGACCGCCGCGCCGGCCGTGGTTGCGGTCGCCACCCGCCGGGGCCTGCTCGAACCGAAACGGACTACCAAGACCAAGGGCTGGCGGCGCATCGGCACGGCCACGGTCCGGTGGCCGGCGCCGATCTTCGTGGCGTCCCTGCTGGTCGCCCTCGTCGGGATCATGTTCATGCCCAGCATGAAACTGAGCTTCGACGACCGCTTCTACATCCCTCGCGAACTGCCGTCGAACGCCGGATACGACGCTGCTGGGCGCCATTTCAGCGCCGCCACGATGAATCCCGACATCCTGATGGTCGAGGCCGACCACGACATGCGCAACAGCGGCGACATGATCATCCTGGACAAGCTGGCCAAGGACATCTTCAAGTTGCCGGGAATTGCGATGGTGCAGAGCATCACTCGGCCGTTCGGCGGCCCGACCGAACACACGTCGATCCCGTTCCAGATCAGTGCCCAATCGATTCCGATCCAGCAGAACCTTCAGATCATGAAGGACCGGATGGGCGACATCCTGAAGATGAGTGACGATCTCGGCGGCCTGATCGGACCGATGAAGCGGTTGCAGACCCTCGTCGACCAGATGAGCGGATCGACGCAGCACCTGGCCGGCGATGTCCACCAGATGCACACGACCCTGAACGAACTACGGGACCATCTGGCCGACTTCGACGATTTCGCCCGGCCGCTGCGCAACTACTTCTACTGGGAGCAGCACTGCACCGACATTCCGGTCTGCGCCGCAACCAGATCCGTCTTCGACGCGATCGACAACGTCGACACGTTCAGTTCGGACATGACCACGCTGGGCACCGACATGGACCGCACCGTGGCGCTGCTGCCGCAGATGAAGGCACAGTTCCCGGCCATGATCGCGACGGTGGAGTCGATGCGCGGCACGTTGCTCACCTTGCACAGCAGCTTCTCCGGGCTGATCACCCAGATGTCCGCCATGACCGACACCGCCGGAGCCATGGGCCAGGCGTTCGACGCGTCCCGCAGCGGGGACTTCTTCTACCTGCCGCCAGAAGCCTTCACCAATGCGGACTTTCAGCGCGGCCTGGAGCTGTTCCTGTCCCCCGACGGTAAGGCGGCGCGCTTGATCATCACGCACGCCGAAGACCCGGCCACGCCGGACGGCATCGCCGCGGTGCTGCCGACGCTCGAGACCGCGCATCAATCGGTGAAGGGATCGTCTCTCACCGGCGCCAAGTTCTACCTTGCCGGCACCGCCGCGATCTATCGGGACATCCAGTCGGGCTCGCAATACGA from Mycolicibacterium phocaicum includes the following:
- a CDS encoding alpha/beta hydrolase encodes the protein MSTITAREQAEIDRANASTAQPVVFVHGLWLLPNSWNDWRTYFEEQGFVTLAPGWPDDPSTTAEARRDPSVFARKSVGQVTEHYADVIRGLDRKPIIIGHSFGGLITQKLAGLGLAKVAVAIDPAPFRGVLPLPLSALRAAFPVLKNPRNRGRAIALTPKQFRFGFGNAVSEEESNSLYEKYSVAGPGVPLFQAALANFNPRTEAKVDTKNPDRGPLLIISGEKDNTVPPAIANASYKQYKKNPNTTEIVEIAGRGHSLVVDGGWKEVADSALDFVRRF
- a CDS encoding cupin domain-containing protein, whose product is MMINRRTMLGGAGAVGVAALAGAGADRAFSSPLSRNETQDATMTDNAARFGDPRIPAELNTAQPHMFHLGALTPTQFDGGTLRQAYEGNWPILTGQEASVVMVTLEPGGIREPHWHPSAWEINVITGGVATWTLLDPLGHAEQFEANVGDVVFAPQGSLHYFENKGTENLSLLIVFNASTQEGEDDISIGASISKLPPDVLSVVFGVPAETFTKFKKIDQSLTIIKRR
- a CDS encoding metal-sensitive transcriptional regulator, whose translation is MVGDEEAMAAVLARLRRAQGQLAGVISMIEQGRECKDVVTQLAAVSKALDRAGFKIVATGLRECLSGNVEEGRAPMTEAELEKLFLSLA
- a CDS encoding MmpS family transport accessory protein — protein: MPTVLARIWVPAVTVVAVALGAAAVTQLRGAFGSEPIFTATGSSAEPLEPTHVKRVVYEVFGPSGTAGSVNYLDQNAQPVQTSFRSLPWTVEISTTASATIASVVAQGDGDRLGCRITVDGAARQEHSSTGRDAQTSCLVKNA
- a CDS encoding MMPL/RND family transporter, with the translated sequence MSGNIGAGETRPAYMRFIRRFAWPIIIGWLLLTVALNVLVPQIESVAREHAVTMSPQDAPALIAAKKIGATYHESDSDSIAMIVLEGAEKLGSEAHRYYDGLVRALRSDPAHVQHVQDVWGDPLTSAGVQSRDGKAAYVQLNLAGDQGSTLGNESVDRVREIVERQPPPPGLKVYVTGPAPLTTDMNEAADKSMLTMMGVTGVVIIIMLAVAYRSAATVVLVLVMVGFEMGTARGLIALLGDHGLLSFSTFVVAMLSSLAIAAGTDYAIFLVGRYHEARQAGQDPETAYYTMFRGTAHIILGSGLTIAGATLCLHLARLLYFKALGIPSALGLVVVVAGALTAAPAVVAVATRRGLLEPKRTTKTKGWRRIGTATVRWPAPIFVASLLVALVGIMFMPSMKLSFDDRFYIPRELPSNAGYDAAGRHFSAATMNPDILMVEADHDMRNSGDMIILDKLAKDIFKLPGIAMVQSITRPFGGPTEHTSIPFQISAQSIPIQQNLQIMKDRMGDILKMSDDLGGLIGPMKRLQTLVDQMSGSTQHLAGDVHQMHTTLNELRDHLADFDDFARPLRNYFYWEQHCTDIPVCAATRSVFDAIDNVDTFSSDMTTLGTDMDRTVALLPQMKAQFPAMIATVESMRGTLLTLHSSFSGLITQMSAMTDTAGAMGQAFDASRSGDFFYLPPEAFTNADFQRGLELFLSPDGKAARLIITHAEDPATPDGIAAVLPTLETAHQSVKGSSLTGAKFYLAGTAAIYRDIQSGSQYDLLIVGTAALTLIFVVMLLITRALVASLVIVGTVLLSLGAAFGLSVLVWQNLLGLELNWIAPVFGLIILLAVGSDYNLLLVSRFQEEIGAGLKTGIIRSMGETGSVVTTAGLVFAFTMMSMAASDLSSIGQAGTTIGLGLLFDTLIVRSLMTPSIAALLGRWFWWPLRPTRRTAASPAQHSPAPVG